One window of Gemmatimonadales bacterium genomic DNA carries:
- a CDS encoding ATP-binding cassette domain-containing protein — protein MAGLASDTPLSVHQLRKTYGEVVAVDGLDLQVRAGECFGLLGPNGAGKTTTIEICEGLTPADSGEVVVLGRRWGRDDKSLRELLGISLQETQFSEKLTVGETVQLFRSFYRRGPTASQVIETVQLGEKAGARIGQLSGGQRQRLALACALVGDPELLFLDEPTTGLDPQSRRQLWDVVERFKSSGRSILLTTHYMEEAERLCERVAIVDHGRIIALGTPGELIESLGAEHVLEFAVAGEGSLEESVLAALDGVGAAVRRDGSYRLQVSELHRTMPALLGELRRRGAQLTELRTHSATLEDVFVALTGRQLRDE, from the coding sequence ATGGCGGGCCTGGCCAGCGACACCCCACTCAGCGTTCACCAACTCCGGAAGACCTATGGCGAGGTCGTCGCGGTCGACGGCCTCGATCTCCAGGTGCGGGCCGGGGAGTGCTTCGGCCTGCTGGGGCCCAACGGCGCCGGCAAGACGACCACCATAGAGATCTGCGAGGGGCTCACTCCGGCGGACAGTGGCGAGGTGGTCGTTCTGGGCCGCCGGTGGGGACGAGACGACAAGTCGCTCCGGGAGCTGCTGGGCATCTCGCTGCAGGAGACCCAGTTCTCCGAGAAGCTCACGGTGGGAGAGACGGTCCAGCTCTTCCGCAGCTTCTACCGGCGGGGACCGACCGCCAGCCAGGTGATCGAGACAGTCCAGCTGGGGGAGAAGGCCGGCGCCCGCATCGGCCAGCTCTCCGGCGGCCAGCGGCAGCGGCTGGCTCTCGCCTGCGCCCTTGTGGGCGACCCCGAGCTCCTCTTCCTCGACGAGCCCACCACCGGCCTCGATCCGCAGTCGCGCCGGCAGCTCTGGGACGTGGTCGAGCGATTCAAGTCGAGCGGCCGGTCCATCCTTCTCACCACCCATTATATGGAGGAGGCGGAGCGGCTGTGTGAGCGGGTAGCCATCGTGGACCACGGGCGGATCATCGCGCTGGGCACCCCGGGTGAGCTGATCGAGTCGCTGGGCGCCGAGCACGTGCTCGAGTTCGCCGTGGCCGGCGAGGGATCGCTGGAGGAAAGCGTCCTCGCCGCGCTCGACGGCGTCGGGGCCGCCGTCCGGCGGGACGGCAGCTACCGGCTCCAGGTTTCGGAGCTGCACCGAACCATGCCAGCCCTGCTGGGCGAGCTCCGCCGCCGGGGAGCGCAGCTCACCGAGCTCCGCACCCACTCCGCCACCCTGGAGGACGTCTTCGTCGCGCTGACGGGACGGCAGCTGCGCGATGAGTGA
- the rpsG gene encoding 30S ribosomal protein S7, protein MSRRNKAVKRPVPPDPRYDSQTVSKFVNNLMFEGKKSVAEGIFYSAMDMIEERTGQPGVSVFKQAVNNAKPTLEVKSRRVGGASLQVPVEVRPDRRTALAMRWLISFARARTEKTMAERLAAELILASKGEGNTIKKKEDTHRMAEANRAFAHYRW, encoded by the coding sequence GTGAGCCGGCGAAATAAGGCGGTCAAGCGCCCGGTGCCGCCGGATCCGCGCTACGACAGCCAGACGGTGTCGAAGTTCGTGAACAACCTCATGTTCGAAGGCAAGAAGAGTGTCGCCGAGGGGATCTTCTACTCGGCCATGGACATGATCGAGGAGCGGACGGGACAGCCCGGCGTGTCGGTGTTCAAGCAGGCGGTCAACAACGCCAAGCCCACGCTGGAAGTGAAGAGCCGCCGGGTCGGTGGCGCGTCGCTGCAGGTTCCGGTCGAGGTTCGGCCCGACCGCCGCACCGCGCTGGCCATGCGCTGGCTCATCTCCTTCGCGCGCGCGCGGACCGAGAAGACCATGGCGGAGCGGCTGGCGGCGGAGCTGATCCTGGCCTCCAAGGGCGAGGGCAACACCATCAAGAAGAAGGAAGACACCCACCGGATGGCCGAGGCCAACCGCGCGTTCGCACACTATCGCTGGTAG
- the fusA gene encoding elongation factor G — protein MARQTPLDRYRNIGIMAHIDAGKTTTTERILYYTGKNYKIGEVHEGAATMDWMEQEQERGITITSAATTCFWVRNGTQYRINIIDTPGHVDFTVEVERSLRVLDGAVTLLDSVAGVEPQTETVWRQADRYGVPRIIFANKMDRVGADFDRCLKMIRDRLTKKAYPLQLPVGTGELFTGHIDVLRRVEVIFDDETLGKSFTEMPVPEAYRERVEQARHEVIEAALEHDEVLLEKYLGGAELSFEEIQQALRKAVVSGGLIPVLCGASFKNKGVQALLDAVIDYLPSPTDIPPIKGHLPQHDDTHVERCASDGEPFAALAFKIATDPYVGRLTFFRVYSGSLKSGSYVYNSTKDKRERVGRLLQMHANKREEIDEVLAGDIGAAIGLKETRTGDTLSDEDKAIILEAMKFPNPVIDVAIEPKTKADQDKLGIALQKLQEEDPTFRVRADAETGQTIIAGMGELHLEILVDRMKREFKVEANVGKPQVAFRETVRKKVSDIEGKFIRQSGGKGQYGHVVINFEPTEAGAGFIFEDKIVGGVIPREFIKPVEAGIREALENGVLAGYPMVDVKATLVFGSYHDVDSSEMAFKIAGSMAVKEAARAAGPILLEPVMEVEVVTPSDFLGDVIGDLSSRRGKIGGMTQRGEAQVVAADVPLAEMFGYSTTLRSMTQGRAVYTMQFDHYEEVPKSVAEQIISKAKA, from the coding sequence ATGGCACGTCAGACCCCGCTCGATCGCTATCGCAATATCGGCATCATGGCCCACATCGATGCCGGGAAGACGACGACGACCGAGCGCATCCTCTACTACACCGGCAAGAACTACAAGATCGGTGAGGTGCACGAGGGTGCGGCCACGATGGACTGGATGGAACAGGAGCAGGAGCGGGGGATCACCATCACCTCCGCCGCCACCACCTGCTTCTGGGTCCGGAACGGCACCCAGTACCGCATCAACATCATCGATACCCCGGGTCACGTGGACTTCACCGTCGAAGTGGAGCGCTCGCTCCGCGTGCTCGACGGCGCCGTGACCCTGCTGGACTCGGTGGCCGGCGTCGAGCCGCAGACCGAGACGGTCTGGCGCCAGGCCGACCGCTACGGCGTGCCCCGGATCATCTTCGCCAACAAGATGGACCGGGTCGGGGCCGACTTCGATCGCTGCCTCAAGATGATCCGTGACCGCCTCACCAAGAAGGCGTATCCGCTCCAGCTTCCGGTCGGCACGGGCGAGCTCTTCACCGGGCACATCGACGTGCTCCGCCGGGTCGAGGTGATCTTCGACGACGAGACGCTGGGCAAGAGCTTCACCGAGATGCCGGTCCCGGAGGCGTATCGGGAGCGGGTCGAGCAGGCCCGGCACGAGGTGATCGAGGCGGCGCTGGAGCACGACGAGGTGCTGTTGGAGAAGTATCTGGGCGGCGCCGAGCTCAGCTTCGAGGAGATCCAGCAGGCGCTTCGGAAGGCGGTCGTCTCCGGCGGCCTGATCCCGGTGCTCTGCGGGGCATCGTTCAAGAACAAGGGCGTGCAGGCGCTGCTCGACGCGGTCATCGACTATCTGCCGAGCCCGACCGACATTCCGCCCATCAAGGGGCACCTGCCGCAGCACGACGACACCCACGTCGAGCGCTGCGCCTCGGACGGCGAGCCGTTCGCCGCGCTGGCGTTCAAGATCGCCACCGACCCCTACGTCGGCCGGCTGACCTTCTTCCGGGTCTACTCCGGGTCGCTCAAGTCGGGCAGCTACGTCTACAACAGCACCAAGGACAAGCGGGAGCGGGTCGGCCGGCTGCTGCAGATGCACGCCAACAAGCGGGAAGAGATCGACGAGGTGCTCGCCGGCGACATCGGCGCCGCCATCGGCTTGAAGGAGACCCGCACCGGCGACACGCTCTCCGACGAGGACAAGGCGATCATCCTCGAGGCGATGAAGTTCCCCAACCCGGTCATCGACGTCGCCATCGAGCCCAAGACCAAGGCGGACCAGGACAAGCTGGGGATCGCGCTGCAGAAGCTGCAGGAGGAAGACCCGACCTTCCGGGTGCGCGCCGACGCCGAAACCGGGCAGACCATCATCGCCGGCATGGGCGAGCTCCACCTGGAGATCCTGGTCGACCGGATGAAGCGGGAGTTCAAGGTCGAGGCCAACGTCGGCAAGCCCCAGGTGGCGTTCCGGGAGACGGTCCGGAAGAAGGTCAGCGATATCGAGGGCAAGTTCATCCGGCAGAGCGGCGGCAAGGGCCAGTACGGCCACGTGGTCATCAACTTCGAGCCGACCGAGGCGGGCGCCGGGTTCATCTTCGAGGACAAGATCGTGGGCGGCGTCATCCCCCGCGAGTTCATCAAGCCGGTCGAGGCCGGCATCCGTGAGGCGCTGGAGAACGGCGTCCTGGCCGGCTACCCCATGGTGGACGTCAAGGCGACGCTGGTCTTCGGCAGCTACCACGACGTGGACAGCTCGGAGATGGCGTTCAAGATCGCGGGCTCCATGGCGGTGAAGGAGGCGGCCCGCGCGGCCGGCCCCATCCTGCTGGAGCCGGTCATGGAAGTGGAGGTGGTGACGCCTTCCGACTTCCTGGGTGACGTGATCGGCGACCTCTCCAGCCGCCGGGGCAAGATCGGCGGGATGACCCAGCGGGGGGAGGCGCAGGTGGTCGCGGCCGACGTCCCGCTCGCCGAGATGTTCGGGTACTCCACCACGCTCCGCAGCATGACGCAGGGCCGGGCGGTGTACACCATGCAGTTCGACCACTACGAAGAAGTCCCCAAGAGCGTCGC
- the rpsL gene encoding 30S ribosomal protein S12, whose product MPTINQLIRHGRKDVLAKDKAPALKSNPQKRGVCTRVYTTTPKKPNSALRKVARVRLTNGFEVTAYIPGEGHNLQEHSIVLIRGGRVKDLPGVRYHIVRGTLDSAGVNDRRKSRSKYGAKRPKEAGASAAAKGAKK is encoded by the coding sequence ATGCCGACCATCAATCAGCTCATCCGGCACGGCCGGAAAGACGTTCTGGCCAAGGACAAAGCGCCGGCGCTCAAATCGAATCCGCAGAAGCGGGGCGTCTGCACCCGGGTCTACACCACCACCCCGAAGAAGCCCAACTCCGCGCTTCGGAAAGTGGCCCGCGTGCGGCTCACCAACGGATTCGAGGTCACGGCCTACATTCCGGGGGAAGGGCACAACCTGCAGGAGCACTCGATCGTGCTGATCCGCGGCGGCCGGGTGAAGGACCTGCCGGGCGTGCGCTATCACATCGTGCGCGGGACGCTCGACTCGGCCGGCGTCAACGATCGCCGGAAGAGCCGATCCAAGTACGGCGCCAAGCGGCCCAAGGAGGCCGGTGCGTCGGCGGCAGCCAAGGGAGCTAAGAAGTGA
- a CDS encoding zinc-dependent metalloprotease, giving the protein MHLSRPATLLALAVVSVSVPATAQRADGPARPFAEVTRGSEMGSGLFTIYYQHENIYLALSPRQLDHDYLLVTQVSQGIGELGLDGGASLRSDLVRFHREGDKVELWVVNPHQAATPGSPMARTVAYSFGHSVAQSFPIAAVRDSSQILLDIAPFFLSDWADLGSVFQGAAAQRKVAATITLDEKRSSLQELHLFPGNVEAEVRLTFQSTRNLGLETVSDYRWIPIGIHYSLLELPATPMRSRFADDRVGYFVSALKDFSRDTAESFFVRYVNRWRLEKKHPGAALSEPVQPITYYVDRTVPLEWRPYVRAGILEWNRAFEDAGFRNAIQVLDAPDDSSWSAADARYSTVRWTATNESVYAVGPSNVDPRTGEILNADVLISAAWIQRWRGQSGQYGATAGSLETVFQEDSLLLVPGADGRLCRYGEGLSRDGDLARTVLAARGVVPPGGEVNRDYIGQALKALVMHEVGHTLGLRHNFRGSAGATAAQLASRAWTATHGLGVSVMDYLPPALALDPSRQGDYYAPTIGSYDRWAITYGYADVGPAVASTPSAKGSDGEPSESWSPDIELNGLHAIASEAAEPEHLYASDEDAGFGGLGLDPTVSRYDMTDDPLGWARDRVALIDGMFDSLETRAVAPGESYARLRSAFVSLLNDRWYALLVTTKYLGGAVTSRDHRGDPGAREPVATIPADQQRAALEFLASAAFGEGAYHFRPELLKLLGPDRWSHWDASPARDGRIDFPLHDWAATQQGSLLGQLMDPAVLSRIRDAELRASPSDPTVGLPELFATLTASIWAEVGPGTRGKSGARNISSVRRDLQRQYLNGLVRMAVSPAPGTPEDARALARVTLAGLGADLSRATAGSRSELDPYTRAHLIDSRERITQALNAGMIQTTTFSR; this is encoded by the coding sequence GTGCACCTCTCTCGCCCAGCGACGCTGCTGGCCCTTGCCGTCGTGTCCGTCTCCGTCCCCGCCACCGCCCAGCGCGCCGATGGCCCGGCACGGCCGTTCGCGGAGGTCACCCGCGGCAGCGAGATGGGGAGCGGCCTCTTTACGATCTATTACCAGCACGAAAACATCTATCTGGCACTGAGTCCCCGGCAGCTCGATCACGACTACCTGCTGGTCACCCAGGTCTCCCAGGGCATCGGGGAGCTCGGGCTGGATGGCGGTGCCTCGCTCCGCTCGGATCTAGTCCGCTTTCACCGCGAGGGCGATAAGGTCGAGCTCTGGGTGGTGAATCCCCACCAGGCCGCCACGCCCGGCTCGCCGATGGCCCGGACCGTTGCCTACTCGTTCGGTCACTCCGTGGCTCAGTCGTTTCCCATCGCCGCCGTCCGCGACAGCAGCCAGATCCTGCTCGACATCGCGCCCTTCTTCCTCTCCGACTGGGCCGACCTCGGCAGCGTCTTCCAGGGGGCCGCCGCACAGCGGAAGGTGGCCGCTACCATCACCCTCGACGAGAAGCGCTCCAGCCTGCAGGAGCTGCATCTCTTTCCCGGCAACGTGGAGGCCGAGGTCCGCCTCACCTTCCAGAGCACGCGCAACCTCGGGCTGGAGACTGTCTCCGACTATCGCTGGATTCCGATCGGCATTCACTATTCCCTGCTCGAGCTGCCCGCGACGCCGATGCGCTCGCGCTTCGCCGACGACCGGGTGGGCTATTTCGTCTCCGCCCTCAAGGATTTCAGCCGGGACACCGCCGAGAGCTTCTTCGTCCGCTACGTGAATCGGTGGCGGCTGGAGAAGAAGCACCCGGGGGCCGCGCTGAGCGAGCCGGTCCAGCCGATCACCTACTACGTCGACCGCACGGTGCCGCTGGAATGGCGTCCCTACGTGCGCGCGGGCATCCTGGAATGGAACCGGGCATTCGAAGACGCGGGGTTCCGCAACGCGATCCAGGTGCTGGACGCCCCCGACGACAGCTCCTGGAGCGCCGCCGACGCACGGTACTCCACCGTGCGGTGGACCGCCACCAATGAGTCGGTCTACGCCGTCGGTCCCAGCAACGTGGATCCGCGCACCGGCGAGATCCTCAATGCGGACGTCCTCATCTCGGCGGCCTGGATCCAGCGCTGGCGCGGCCAGTCCGGCCAGTACGGCGCCACTGCGGGCTCGCTGGAAACCGTCTTTCAGGAGGATTCACTCCTGCTGGTCCCGGGCGCCGATGGCCGCCTCTGCCGCTATGGCGAAGGGCTGAGCCGGGACGGCGACCTGGCCCGCACCGTCCTCGCGGCCCGCGGCGTTGTTCCCCCGGGCGGCGAGGTGAACCGCGACTACATCGGGCAGGCGCTCAAGGCGCTAGTGATGCACGAGGTCGGCCACACCCTGGGCCTGCGGCATAACTTCCGCGGCTCGGCCGGGGCCACGGCGGCGCAGCTGGCCAGCCGCGCCTGGACGGCGACGCACGGACTCGGCGTCTCGGTCATGGACTACCTCCCGCCGGCGCTGGCGCTCGACCCCAGCCGCCAGGGCGATTACTACGCGCCGACCATCGGCAGCTACGACCGCTGGGCGATTACCTACGGGTACGCCGATGTGGGCCCCGCCGTCGCATCCACGCCGTCGGCGAAGGGCAGCGATGGCGAGCCCAGTGAGTCCTGGAGCCCGGACATCGAGCTCAACGGCCTGCACGCGATCGCGTCCGAGGCCGCCGAGCCGGAGCACCTCTATGCCTCCGACGAGGACGCCGGGTTCGGCGGCCTGGGGCTGGACCCCACCGTCTCCCGCTACGACATGACCGACGATCCGCTCGGCTGGGCGCGCGACCGCGTCGCCCTGATCGACGGCATGTTCGACTCGCTGGAGACCCGCGCCGTGGCCCCGGGCGAGAGCTATGCCCGCCTCCGCTCCGCGTTCGTCAGTCTGCTCAACGATCGCTGGTATGCGCTGCTGGTCACGACCAAGTATCTGGGCGGCGCGGTCACCAGCCGGGATCACCGGGGCGACCCCGGCGCCCGTGAGCCGGTGGCCACCATTCCGGCCGACCAGCAGCGCGCCGCGCTGGAATTCCTGGCCTCGGCGGCTTTCGGCGAGGGGGCCTACCATTTTCGACCCGAATTGCTCAAGCTATTGGGTCCGGACCGCTGGTCGCACTGGGACGCGTCACCAGCGCGCGACGGACGCATCGACTTCCCGCTCCATGACTGGGCGGCCACCCAGCAAGGCTCGCTGCTCGGACAGCTGATGGACCCCGCGGTCCTCTCCCGGATCCGCGACGCGGAGCTTCGCGCGTCGCCCTCGGATCCGACGGTGGGACTGCCGGAGCTGTTTGCGACCCTCACGGCCTCCATCTGGGCCGAGGTGGGGCCGGGCACGCGCGGCAAGTCGGGGGCGAGGAACATCAGCTCGGTGCGGCGGGACCTTCAGCGCCAATACCTGAACGGCCTGGTTCGTATGGCGGTGAGCCCGGCCCCGGGCACGCCGGAAGACGCCCGTGCCCTGGCGCGGGTCACCTTGGCCGGGTTGGGGGCCGACCTGAGCCGGGCCACGGCCGGCTCCCGGTCCGAGCTCGATCCGTATACCCGCGCCCATCTGATCGATTCGCGCGAACGCATCACCCAGGCGCTCAACGCCGGAATGATTCAGACCACCACCTTCTCGAGGTAG